The DNA segment TCTTGGAATGGAACAAGCTCTTAGAAATGCAGGAGTTGAAGACGGAGATACAATAAGAATAGTTGATGTTGAATTTGATTTCGTTGAATAGGATAGGAGTGTTTTATGAAAGGAATAGTTTTAGCAGGACCTACAGGAGTAGGAAAAACAGACCTGTCCCTTAAGCTTGCCAAACTTTTAAATGCAGATATAATTTCTTGTGATTCAGCTCAAGTCTATAGAGAAATGAACATTGGAACTGCAAAAATAAGAGAAGAAGAGATGAAGGGAATAAAACATTACATGCTTGATGTAGTCCCTCCTATTGAAAAATATAGTGTTGGAGAATACCAAAGAGCAGTTGATAAAATATTAGCTGAAAAGGAAAAAGAGGGAAAAGCAGTTATTCTTACAGGAGGGACAGGACTTTATATCAATTCTGTTGTAAATGGACTTTCTGCTCTTCCTGAAAGCAATCCTGAGCTTCGTGAAAAACTTATGAATCTTTCAGCAGAAGAACTTTATGAAAAACTTAAAGAATTAGATATTGAAGCAGCAGAAACAATTCATATGAATAATAAAAAAAGAGTTGAAAGGGCTGTGGAAGTATGCCTTATGACTGGAGAAAAATTTTCAGCTCTTTCAAAGCAGAATATAAAAAATAATAACTATGATTTTTTAAAAGTTTGTCTTACAAGAGATAGAGAAATTCTTTATCAAAGAATAGATAAAAGAGTTGATATAATGATGGAAGATGGACTTCTTTATGAAGTGGAAAATCTTTATAAAAAATATGGCTCTGAAACTCTAAGAAAAATTAATATCATAGGATATACCCAGCTGATAGATTATATAGAAGGAAAAATAACTCTTGAAAGGGCTGTGGAATTTATAAAAAGAGATTCTAGAAGATATGCCAAAAGACAAATGACATGGTTTAATAATGATGATGGATATTTGTGGTTTGATTTGGAAAATCAATCGGAAAATGATATATTAAAATCTATAATAGAGCATTATTCAATAGGTGTTTAACAAGAATTAACTTGATAAAATAGATTTCTTATGGTATCATAAATCAAAGGTTTGTAGGAGAATTTATGAAAAATAAAATAATAATTCTGCTGACTCTGATGTTATTTATTTCATGTTCCAATATAAAAAAATCTGAAATAAATACAGAAAAAAAATATGAAATACTTTTAAACAACTGGGAATTAGAGAAACTTAATCTTATGCTTAACAGCAATGTAAACTCTGATGAAAACAAAATTGCAGAAAAATATAAAATTTTATTGCAGGAGAGAATAAAAGAAAAATCAGATTTGGAAAATCTAATTAAAAATCTTAAATCTCAATTAAAAAGCAATAATTTTGAAAATATTGAAATGTATTTTAATGATAGTTTTGTAAATAGAAAAATTATCTCAGAACTTGTAAAAATAGATTTTTCAAAGATGAGAATAATGACTTCAAAACCAAAATTTCATAAAAACACAGCTGTTAATACAGTTGCTGTGATATTCAGAGATCAGGTTCAGTATTTTCAGTTTACTTATAAGTTGAGTAATAAAAAATGGAGTATAATAGAAATTAAAGATGGAAGGTGATATTTTGAATAAGAATGAGATAAAAATTCTCCTTTCTTCAGCTTTAGAAAATCTTTCTGTTATCAGAACATTAATCAGAACTTATTTAACTCTTCATAAAGTAGAAGAACGAAATATAATGGAGATTCTGACCATTACAGATGAACTGGCAACTAATGTTGTAGAGCATGGTTATCAGTACCAGCCAGGAGAGCTTATAATAACTATAGAAAAAGAGGGAAGTGTTATAAAACTTGTGGTTGAAGATAACGGTGTTGGATTTGATGAAAGTAAAATGAGTAAAGAAGAAGGAGGAATGGGACTTCGTATTGCACGAAGTATGTCAGATAGCTTCAAAATTGAGAAAAAAGTAAACGGAACAAAATTTAAGGTGGAGAAAAAAATAAAGGAGGTTTGTTAAAACATTATGGATACAAATTTTGATATAATAGAAACAAGAAATGGTGATGTTGTAATAATGAAAGTTGAAGGGGAACTAGATGCACTTGTTGCTCCAAGACTTAAAGATAAAATCACAAAAGAAATGGAAAATGGAACAAAATATTTTGTTATAGATTTTGAAAATCTTGTACATATTAACAGTTTAGCTATGGGAATTTTAAGAGGAAAACTAAAACTAGTTAAAGATATGGGTGGAGATATTAAACTTGTGAAATTAAATGACCACATTAAAGGAATATTTGAAATGATAGGTCTTGATGAAATATTTGAAATATATGAGAGTGAAGAAGAAGCAGTAGAAAGCTATAATAAAATTTAAATAAGGATGGATATGGTATGAATTATATGATAGGAATAGGATTTGCAGTAATCGGATTCTGTATAGTATTTGCAATGCTGTACAAGAAGTCTGTTATAGATAAAAAAATACAAGAACTTAGAGATACAGAAGATGAAAAATTAAAAGCTAAAATAAAAGCGAAAGAAATAATAAAAAATGCTGAATCAGAAGCAATAATTCTTAAAAAAGATATAGAACTTAAAGCTAAAGAAACAGTTTATCAAATGAAAGAAGAAGCAGAAAAAGAAATAAAAATAGCTAAAAATGAAGTTTTACAAAAAGAATTAAGACTTACTAGAAAAGAAGAAAGTGTTGATAATAAACTTGAAAAAATAGAAGCTAAAACAATAGAACTTGAAAAATCAAGAGAAGAACTTGAAAAGAAAACAGAAGAAGTTCAAGTTCTTATAGAAAAACAAGAAGTTGAACTTGAAAGAATATCAGAATTATCTAAGTCTGAAGCAAAAGAAATGCTGATTTCTAAATTAAGAGATAGTCTTACACATGAAACAGCAGTTGCAATAAGAGAGTTTGAGGCAAAACTAAAAGAAACAAAAGAAGATATTTCAAAAAGAATCCTTTCAACAGTAATAGGAAAAGCTGCTTCTGAATATGTTGTAGACTCAACAGTAACAGTTGTAAATCTTCCTAATGATGAGATGAAAGGAAGAATAATTGGTAGAGAAGGAAGAAATATAAGAACTATAGAATCTCTTACTGGTGTAGATATCATAATTGATGATACTCCTGAAGCAGTAGTTTTATCAAGTTATGACGGAGTAAAAAGAGAAGTGGCAAGAAGAGCCATTGAAAAACTTATTTCAGATGGAAGAATTCATCCTGGAAAAATTGAAGAACTTGTAAATAAATCAAGAAAAGAAATAGAAAAAGATATCCTTGAAGCAGGAGAACAAGCTTTAATAGAAGTTGGAATTCAAGGAATGCATCCAGAAATAGTAAAAACACTTGGAAGATTAAAATACAGAACAAGCTACGGTCAAAATGTACTTGTTCACTCAATAGAAGTTGCAAGGCTTGCAGCTAATCTTGCAGCAGAACTTGGAGCAGATGCTCAGCTTGCTAAAAGAGGAGGACTTTTACACGATATAGGTAAGGTCTTAGATCACGAAATAGAGTCTTCACATGCTCTTATAGGAGGAGAGTTCTTAAAGAAATTTGGAGAACATGAAGATGTAATAAATGCTGTAATGGCTCACCATAATGAAGTAGAATATTCTACTGTAGAATCAGTTCTTGTACAAGCAGCAGATGCTGTATCAGCATCAAGACCTGGAGCAAGAATGGAAACATTATCATCTTACTTAAAGAGACTTGCTTCTCTTGAAGAAATTGCTAAATCATTTAAAGGAGTTGAATCTTCTTATGCAATTCAAGCAGGAAGAGAAATAAGAATCATAATTAATCCTGATGTTGTAAGTGATGATGAAGCAGCTGTAATGGCAAGAGATGTAGCTAAAAAAATAGAGGAAACTATGCAGTATCCTGGACAAATAAAAGTTACAATCTTAAGAGAAACAAGAGCTACAGAATATGCAAAATAGAAAATAAACTGTCAAGGCAGATACAAACGGTGTGGATTTTCCATACCGTTTTCTTTTATAGAAAAATTATTTTGAGATTTAGTTATGTAACTTTTATTTTAATGGAAAAAATGATATAATTATTAAGGTTTTAAATAAAAGTATAAATTTTTAAATTAAGAATAATAAAAGTAAAACAGAAAGAGAGAATATTATGAAAGTATTAGTAGTTGGAGATGTGGTTGGAAATCCAGGAAGAAAAACTTTATATGCATATCTTGAGAAAATGAGAGATAAGTACGATTTTATAGTTGTAAATGGAGAAAATGCTGCGGGAGGATTTGGTATTACAACTAAAATAGCAGATGAGTTTTTTGATAAAAAAATAGATGTCATAACAAGTGGAAATCATATTTGGGACAAGAAAGAAATATACACATATCTAGAAGGTTCAGATAGAATCTTAAGACCTATTAATTATCCAAAAGGAACAACTCCAGGTAAAGGATATACAATAGTTGAAAGTAAAAGAGGAGTAAAAGTTGGGGTTATTTCAGCTCAAGGAAGAGTATTTATGCCTCCTATTGACTGTCCTTTTGAAAGAATATCTGAAGTTATTGATGAAATAAGAAAGCAATGTAAAATAATAATAGTTGATTTTCATGCAGAAGCTACATCAGAAAAAATTGCTCTTGGAAAATATCTTGATGGGAAAATTTCTCTGTTATATGGAACTCATACTCATGTGCAGACAGCAGATGAGAAAATTTTTCTTGAAGGAACAGGATATATTTCAGATGTGGGAATGACAGGATCAGACAGTGGTATTATAGGAATGTCTGCTGAAGTAGTTATTCCAAAATTTATTACAGCACTTCCTCAAAGATTTGAAGTGGCTGAGGGAAATGAAAGATTCAATGGACTTTCAGTTGTTATAGACGAAGAAACAGGTGAATGCGAAAGTATAGAAAGAATCAACCTGTCTCTTAAACAGATAGAAATATTATAAGAGGTGGCTTTTATGAAAGTAATGGAGATAAAAGTAATTTTTGAAAGTGATGATATAGAAAAAGCAAAAAAGGAAATAGGAGATATTTTTTATGATTTTGGAGCTACAGGTTTAAAAATAGAAGAGCCTATGACTCATAAAAATTCTCTTGATTATTATAAAAATGAAAAAGATTTTCTTATGGTAGATCATGCAGTTTCAGCATATTTTCCTATGAATATATATGCTGAAAGAAGAAAACAAGCGATATTAAAAAGATTTGAAGAAACTTTTTCAGAGAGAGAAGACCTTGTTTATACAATAGATTTTTATGATTATGAGGAAGAAGATTATCAAAACAGCTGGAAAAAATATTTCTATACTCAGAAAATAAGTGAAAGATTTGTAGTAAAACCTACATGGAGAGAATATGAACCTCTTGAAGATGAACTTGTAATAGAAATAGATCCAGGAAGAGCATTTGGAACAGGAACTCACCCAACAACATCTCTTTGTATAAAACTTATGGAAGAAAATATAAAAGAGGGAAATACAGTTATAGATGTTGGAACAGGTTCAGGAATTCTTATGGTTGCTGCAGAGAAACTTGGTGCAGGAAAAATTATAGGAACAGATATAGATCCAATGGCTGTTGAAGTTGCAGAAGAAAATCTTCTTTTAAATAAAGTTGATATGGAAAAAGCAAAGGCTTATGCAGGAGATCTTGTAACAGTAGTTAAAGATGAAAAATTTGATGTTGTAGTTGCAAATATTCTAGCAGATGTTCTTCTTATTCTGCTTAAAGATATTTCAAGAGTTGTAAAAAAAGATGGGCTTGTTATATTTTCAGGTATTATAGAAGATAAACTTGAAGAGATGAAAAAAGAAATAGAAAATGTTGGACTTGAAATTCTTGAAATAAAAGCAGATAAAGAGTGGAGAGCAATACTTATGAAAGCATAATAAAGGGGGAATAAATTATGAGAAACTTTATAATGGCAATAGATGGACCTGCAGGAAGTGGAAAAAGTACAATAGCAAAAATTCTTGCAGAAAGACATAATCTTACATATCTTGATACAGGAGCAATGTACAGAATGGTAGCTCTTTATTTCTTTGAAAATAATGTTGATCTTGATAATGATATGGAAGTAAAGCTTAATCTTGATAAAATAAAAATGGATATAGAAAAAGATAAGTTTATACTAAATGGAAAAGATGTTTCTAAAGATATAAGAACACCAAGAGTGAGCGGACTTGTTTCTTTTGTTGCAAGAATAAAAAGAGTGAGAGAAAAATTAGTAGAACTTCAAAGAGAAATAAGCAACGGAAAAAATGTTGTTCTTGATGGAAGAGATATAGGAACAGTTGTATTTCCTAATGCTGCTTTAAAAATATTTCTTGTAGCTTCTCCTGAAGAAAGAGCTAAAAGAAGAATGAAAGAATATGAAGAAAAAGGAATGAAAGAAGACTTTGAAGCTGTTCTTGCAAACATAAAAGAAAGAGATATGATTGATTCAACAAGAGAAGAAGGGCCTCTAAAAAAAGCTTATGATGCAGTAGAGATTGATACAAG comes from the Fusobacterium perfoetens genome and includes:
- the miaA gene encoding tRNA (adenosine(37)-N6)-dimethylallyltransferase MiaA encodes the protein MKGIVLAGPTGVGKTDLSLKLAKLLNADIISCDSAQVYREMNIGTAKIREEEMKGIKHYMLDVVPPIEKYSVGEYQRAVDKILAEKEKEGKAVILTGGTGLYINSVVNGLSALPESNPELREKLMNLSAEELYEKLKELDIEAAETIHMNNKKRVERAVEVCLMTGEKFSALSKQNIKNNNYDFLKVCLTRDREILYQRIDKRVDIMMEDGLLYEVENLYKKYGSETLRKINIIGYTQLIDYIEGKITLERAVEFIKRDSRRYAKRQMTWFNNDDGYLWFDLENQSENDILKSIIEHYSIGV
- a CDS encoding ATP-binding protein is translated as MNKNEIKILLSSALENLSVIRTLIRTYLTLHKVEERNIMEILTITDELATNVVEHGYQYQPGELIITIEKEGSVIKLVVEDNGVGFDESKMSKEEGGMGLRIARSMSDSFKIEKKVNGTKFKVEKKIKEVC
- a CDS encoding STAS domain-containing protein; translation: MDTNFDIIETRNGDVVIMKVEGELDALVAPRLKDKITKEMENGTKYFVIDFENLVHINSLAMGILRGKLKLVKDMGGDIKLVKLNDHIKGIFEMIGLDEIFEIYESEEEAVESYNKI
- the rny gene encoding ribonuclease Y; this translates as MNYMIGIGFAVIGFCIVFAMLYKKSVIDKKIQELRDTEDEKLKAKIKAKEIIKNAESEAIILKKDIELKAKETVYQMKEEAEKEIKIAKNEVLQKELRLTRKEESVDNKLEKIEAKTIELEKSREELEKKTEEVQVLIEKQEVELERISELSKSEAKEMLISKLRDSLTHETAVAIREFEAKLKETKEDISKRILSTVIGKAASEYVVDSTVTVVNLPNDEMKGRIIGREGRNIRTIESLTGVDIIIDDTPEAVVLSSYDGVKREVARRAIEKLISDGRIHPGKIEELVNKSRKEIEKDILEAGEQALIEVGIQGMHPEIVKTLGRLKYRTSYGQNVLVHSIEVARLAANLAAELGADAQLAKRGGLLHDIGKVLDHEIESSHALIGGEFLKKFGEHEDVINAVMAHHNEVEYSTVESVLVQAADAVSASRPGARMETLSSYLKRLASLEEIAKSFKGVESSYAIQAGREIRIIINPDVVSDDEAAVMARDVAKKIEETMQYPGQIKVTILRETRATEYAK
- a CDS encoding TIGR00282 family metallophosphoesterase, which gives rise to MKVLVVGDVVGNPGRKTLYAYLEKMRDKYDFIVVNGENAAGGFGITTKIADEFFDKKIDVITSGNHIWDKKEIYTYLEGSDRILRPINYPKGTTPGKGYTIVESKRGVKVGVISAQGRVFMPPIDCPFERISEVIDEIRKQCKIIIVDFHAEATSEKIALGKYLDGKISLLYGTHTHVQTADEKIFLEGTGYISDVGMTGSDSGIIGMSAEVVIPKFITALPQRFEVAEGNERFNGLSVVIDEETGECESIERINLSLKQIEIL
- the prmA gene encoding 50S ribosomal protein L11 methyltransferase; its protein translation is MKVMEIKVIFESDDIEKAKKEIGDIFYDFGATGLKIEEPMTHKNSLDYYKNEKDFLMVDHAVSAYFPMNIYAERRKQAILKRFEETFSEREDLVYTIDFYDYEEEDYQNSWKKYFYTQKISERFVVKPTWREYEPLEDELVIEIDPGRAFGTGTHPTTSLCIKLMEENIKEGNTVIDVGTGSGILMVAAEKLGAGKIIGTDIDPMAVEVAEENLLLNKVDMEKAKAYAGDLVTVVKDEKFDVVVANILADVLLILLKDISRVVKKDGLVIFSGIIEDKLEEMKKEIENVGLEILEIKADKEWRAILMKA
- the cmk gene encoding (d)CMP kinase; translation: MRNFIMAIDGPAGSGKSTIAKILAERHNLTYLDTGAMYRMVALYFFENNVDLDNDMEVKLNLDKIKMDIEKDKFILNGKDVSKDIRTPRVSGLVSFVARIKRVREKLVELQREISNGKNVVLDGRDIGTVVFPNAALKIFLVASPEERAKRRMKEYEEKGMKEDFEAVLANIKERDMIDSTREEGPLKKAYDAVEIDTSFMTIDEVSEEISRLVKEKIGE